The Vibrio tasmaniensis genomic sequence AGTTACCGTTGAAACCCGTTTCGTCTGTGTTCATTTCTGCGAATGCGTAAGCACCTAAGAATTGCTCATACATTTCAGCAGGTAGGTGACCAGAGCTTACTTCTGTATCAGCACGCTTCGCGAATTTCTCTTTAGTGTATTTAGGATCGTGAGCAAACAGGATCGTATGTGACGCTTCTTTCGCATGTGGTTGGTTAAACTGGAACATGTTCTCGAAAGTATTGTGGAAGCGTTCTTTTGCTGCGTCACTCTCAATGATGATGAATTTCCAAGGCTGAGAGTTGATAGAAGAAGCAGACAAACGAAGTGCTTCTTTGATTACTTCCATGTCTTCCGCAGAGATGCGTTTTTCTGCATCGTATTTTTTAGCTGTGTAGCGAGTGTTTAGATCTGAAATGATTGGATGAGTCATGTTGAATCCTAATATCTATCAATATAAATGTTGTAGGGTTTTATGTTCGGTAACGTCAACAATAAACGGATAACGCATTTAGGCTATATCTCTATAGAAGTCGTTTCTAGAACAGTCAGCCTCTAAAAGACCGAACGCTTAAATGGCTATCGAACATGCCCCAATAAATCGAGTATCTGCGGTAGCTCAAGTCGATGGGTGTAAGATAATAGAAGAATGACTCGGGAAAAATAGCGAACACATCAAATCACTATGGTGAAAAATATCCATAATGATTTGATTAGTGTGATCTGGATGTGTGTTGGTTTTCGGAAATCAGCCAGTTAGTAAGCTTTGATTCCATATTGGCGTAATAAAGAGGGAAGTACGCTGTCGAGGTTTGGGATATCTTCAGGGTTAAGTTCAATCAAGCTAAAACCGTGCTCTTGGTATATTTTTCTTGTCTCTATACGCTTGTCTTCGGTTATTGGCGCAGAATCGGTTCCCCAAAACTGGATGTACACTTTGCCACTTGGCAGATAAAAATCGCAGATCACTTCTTTTGAGATCGGCAGCGGACGCTCGTAAGCATGAACTACTCCTGCCATATAAAGCCAGTTATCGATGATCAGCTCTCCCTTTGAGCGAACATAATGCCCATCTAAGGTTCGGTGTTTCGCCTCAAATTTCTGACGAAAGCTAGAAAACGAAACATCGGTAGAGTGGCTTTCAGCATCATGCCCTAGAAATTCGACAACAGACTGCTTCAAACGTTTATTGCGAACCAACGAATCGTGCCATACCACAAATAGGTTTTGAGTCGTTTTATCTTCCCTTTGCTCACCGCCTGCTTTTAAGCCTGTTGAGGTGACATGCCAGCCGTCGTCTTCTTTTGTTATCCAACCAAGCTCGCTGAGCAGCAGGTTAATTTTTTTTGCGCTAAGTTGAAAGGCACTGCCTAGTTGAGTTGCCGTTAGCGTTTTTCCAGAAAAAGAATCTAGGTCGATGAGTAGTTTTTCTGGCCAGACAATAAAGACACCAAACTTCTTATGTTCGATATATTCCCCACCAAAGCTTTCGCCTCGTTCTGTGAGTACCCAACGCTCCTGTGAACGCACGATATAGCCAGCTGTTTTCAAATCACTGAATAGAGCCTTCGCTTCTATCCCTTTTTGTTTGGCTAGTGCTGATGTGGAAATCTTGTCTGGCATAGTCTGTTTCTCAATTAGCAGTAGAACTGCTGATTAATGTTGAGGGGCTGTTGTATAGAATAGGGAAATACAATAACACAACTGTTGATGCTAACTGCAGTTCACTGGTCT encodes the following:
- a CDS encoding NAD(P)H-dependent oxidoreductase, which produces MTHPIISDLNTRYTAKKYDAEKRISAEDMEVIKEALRLSASSINSQPWKFIIIESDAAKERFHNTFENMFQFNQPHAKEASHTILFAHDPKYTKEKFAKRADTEVSSGHLPAEMYEQFLGAYAFAEMNTDETGFNGNWTKSQVYIALGNTMHTLARLGIASTPMEGVDAAMIGEEFADELDGHVVDVALAIGYHKDGEDYNHGKPKARLALDEIVTTL
- a CDS encoding glycerol kinase; the encoded protein is MPDKISTSALAKQKGIEAKALFSDLKTAGYIVRSQERWVLTERGESFGGEYIEHKKFGVFIVWPEKLLIDLDSFSGKTLTATQLGSAFQLSAKKINLLLSELGWITKEDDGWHVTSTGLKAGGEQREDKTTQNLFVVWHDSLVRNKRLKQSVVEFLGHDAESHSTDVSFSSFRQKFEAKHRTLDGHYVRSKGELIIDNWLYMAGVVHAYERPLPISKEVICDFYLPSGKVYIQFWGTDSAPITEDKRIETRKIYQEHGFSLIELNPEDIPNLDSVLPSLLRQYGIKAY